One region of Clavibacter michiganensis subsp. tessellarius genomic DNA includes:
- a CDS encoding MazG family protein: MSEPAIPSASASDASASSAPADADAVAALADAMAVLRAPDGCVWNREQTHRSLVPYLLEESHELVEAIETDDVPGMREELADVLLQVVFHADIARTEGEGFDLADVARIATEKMVRRHPHVFGDERADTVEEVLRVWGAAKDREKSARTSVLDGIPRALPSLALADKLLGRAERIGLLDAGAPAAIPVDDEDDLGRLLLAVVVSARSRGLDAERALRTTLRSLTDEIRAAEPERPGDAGEHGTADGAAAVGDPDPDAGRSA; this comes from the coding sequence ATGAGCGAGCCCGCGATCCCGTCCGCATCCGCCTCCGATGCATCCGCCTCCTCCGCTCCGGCCGACGCCGACGCCGTCGCCGCGCTCGCCGACGCGATGGCCGTGCTCCGCGCGCCCGACGGCTGCGTCTGGAACCGGGAGCAGACGCACCGGAGCCTCGTGCCGTACCTGCTCGAGGAGAGCCACGAGCTGGTCGAGGCGATCGAGACCGACGACGTGCCGGGCATGCGCGAGGAGCTCGCGGACGTGCTGCTGCAGGTGGTCTTCCACGCCGACATCGCCCGCACCGAGGGGGAGGGCTTCGACCTCGCTGACGTCGCCCGCATCGCGACGGAGAAGATGGTGCGCCGCCACCCGCACGTGTTCGGCGACGAGCGCGCCGACACCGTGGAGGAGGTCCTGCGGGTCTGGGGCGCCGCCAAGGACCGCGAGAAGTCGGCGCGCACGAGCGTGCTCGACGGGATCCCGCGGGCGCTGCCGTCGCTCGCGCTCGCCGACAAGCTGCTCGGCCGGGCGGAGCGCATCGGCCTGCTCGACGCGGGCGCGCCCGCCGCGATCCCGGTGGACGACGAGGACGACCTCGGGCGGCTGCTGCTCGCCGTCGTCGTGTCGGCGCGGTCGCGCGGGCTCGACGCGGAGCGCGCGCTGCGGACGACGCTGCGCTCGCTGACGGACGAGATCCGCGCGGCCGAGCCGGAGCGCCCGGGCGACGCGGGGGAGCACGGGACGGCGGACGGCGCAGCGGCCGTCGGCGATCCGGACCCCGACGCGGGCCGGAGCGCGTAG
- a CDS encoding HIRAN domain-containing protein, translated as MGLWAWLTKPRTTKLMADAPAPRVVVKTVGVPREATARRRADLHVNKLHIVDLRSLEARRFRIVGSTYVCSERDRKVYGGTQYLLVREPDNRVDGNAVAVYGKGRHLGYTSTTKAAGLAPLLDRLGADAYLVNGAAATDASIKLWADLPTLPGLRAHVAATS; from the coding sequence ATGGGACTGTGGGCATGGCTAACGAAGCCGAGGACGACGAAGCTGATGGCGGATGCGCCTGCACCGCGCGTCGTGGTCAAGACCGTCGGCGTCCCCCGAGAGGCCACAGCCCGACGCCGCGCCGACCTGCACGTGAACAAGCTGCACATCGTGGACCTGCGTAGCCTCGAGGCCCGTCGCTTCCGCATCGTCGGCAGCACGTACGTCTGCTCCGAACGGGACCGGAAGGTCTACGGCGGCACCCAGTACCTCCTCGTCCGCGAGCCCGACAACCGCGTCGACGGCAATGCGGTCGCGGTCTACGGGAAGGGCCGGCACCTCGGCTACACCTCCACCACCAAGGCAGCCGGGCTGGCCCCCCTGCTCGATCGTCTAGGCGCCGACGCCTATCTCGTCAACGGGGCCGCGGCCACAGACGCGTCGATCAAGCTCTGGGCCGATCTCCCCACCCTGCCGGGACTGCGCGCGCACGTCGCCGCCACCAGCTGA
- the hisS gene encoding histidine--tRNA ligase — MPQQITPPRGMRDFLPAEKARREQALAIIRRTYRAHGFDEIETPVVEESGRLHAGLGGDNEKLAYSVLKRGLSGDDLHAAADAGDVLALSDLGLRFDLTVPLARFYASHRAELPGVFRSIQAAPVWRAERPQKGRYRQFMQCDIDVIGEAGQLAEVELISATAATLAALGLTGCTIRVNDRRLLAGILDSCGFAAERQAQALISIDKLDKIGAAGVVAELAEGGADAAAVLGGILERIEPALADGGVPLTTAAITGILPAGVDPDAVADLETLAEALVGLPEGVTLRFDPTLVRGMGYYTGTIFEIAHPASGSSVGGGGRYDGMIGRFLGQDVPAAGFSIGFERIVDLAVLPAAEEADAIALVHDRRTPVAVLARLKAELVASGRRVRLEPRPKNVAPLLEALKQQGFRTFAAVDADTADAASLQERPLDGGPRG, encoded by the coding sequence ATGCCCCAGCAGATCACGCCGCCCCGCGGCATGCGCGACTTCCTGCCCGCCGAGAAGGCCCGCCGCGAGCAGGCGCTCGCCATCATCCGCCGCACCTACCGCGCGCACGGCTTCGACGAGATCGAGACGCCCGTGGTCGAGGAGTCGGGCCGGCTGCACGCGGGCCTCGGCGGCGACAACGAGAAGCTCGCCTACTCGGTGCTGAAGCGCGGCCTCTCGGGCGACGACCTGCACGCGGCCGCCGACGCCGGCGACGTGCTCGCCCTCTCCGACCTCGGGCTCCGCTTCGACCTCACCGTGCCGCTCGCGCGGTTCTACGCCTCCCACCGCGCGGAGCTGCCGGGCGTCTTCCGGTCGATCCAGGCCGCGCCCGTCTGGCGCGCCGAGCGCCCGCAGAAGGGGCGCTACCGCCAGTTCATGCAGTGCGACATCGACGTCATCGGCGAGGCCGGGCAGCTGGCCGAGGTCGAGCTGATCTCCGCCACCGCGGCCACGCTCGCGGCCCTCGGGCTCACGGGCTGCACGATCCGCGTGAACGACCGGCGCCTCCTCGCGGGCATCCTCGACTCCTGCGGGTTCGCGGCGGAGCGCCAGGCGCAGGCGCTCATCAGCATCGACAAGCTCGACAAGATCGGCGCGGCCGGCGTCGTGGCGGAGCTCGCCGAGGGCGGGGCGGATGCGGCGGCGGTGCTGGGCGGGATCCTCGAGCGCATCGAGCCCGCGCTCGCCGACGGCGGCGTGCCGCTCACGACCGCGGCGATCACCGGGATCCTCCCCGCCGGCGTCGACCCCGACGCGGTCGCCGACCTCGAGACGCTCGCGGAGGCGCTCGTCGGCCTGCCCGAGGGCGTCACCCTCCGCTTCGACCCGACGCTCGTGCGCGGCATGGGCTACTACACGGGCACGATCTTCGAGATCGCGCACCCCGCGTCCGGCAGCTCGGTGGGCGGCGGCGGCCGCTACGACGGGATGATCGGCCGCTTCCTCGGCCAGGACGTGCCGGCGGCCGGCTTCTCCATCGGCTTCGAGCGGATCGTCGACCTGGCCGTCCTGCCCGCCGCGGAGGAGGCCGACGCCATCGCGCTCGTGCACGACCGGCGGACCCCCGTCGCCGTGCTCGCGCGCCTCAAGGCCGAGCTCGTCGCCTCCGGCCGACGCGTGCGGCTGGAGCCGCGGCCGAAGAACGTCGCGCCGCTCCTCGAGGCGCTCAAGCAGCAGGGCTTCCGCACGTTCGCGGCCGTCGACGCCGACACGGCCGACGCCGCGAGCCTCCAGGAGCGCCCGCTCGACGGCGGCCCGCGCGGCTGA
- a CDS encoding S8 family peptidase, which yields MIRGAARGVVVAALALASVLAAASPAVADPVREREYWLADYGVQRAWSTTRGEGVKVAVIDTGVDASVADLRGAVVGGTDVSGVGSADGTRPVGASSEHGTMVASLLAGRGTGTGSGVIGVAPAASILSVSVALGGPTPGARDEDAQIADAVRWAVDNGASVINMSLTRNSLDWPESWDRAFLYAYEHDVVVVAAAGNRGSGTTEVGAPATIPGVLAVAGVDRSGAASFDASSQGITIAVAAPSEQLVGVAPGGGYVQWSGTSGAAPLVSGVVALVRAAHPELKADDVVERVLATAQQKGQPEIYGRGLVDAAAAVTAEVAPASGKPLGDLEEWVRLYRRAPVATPTPEAGATADPAPTVPADAAPADPAADALPTVGALRQVGIPALVLSLFAGAAAALSVLAVRHFRRLLRRE from the coding sequence ATGATCCGCGGCGCCGCCCGCGGGGTCGTCGTCGCCGCCCTCGCGCTGGCCTCCGTGCTCGCCGCCGCCTCGCCCGCCGTCGCGGATCCGGTACGTGAGCGGGAGTACTGGCTCGCCGACTACGGCGTCCAGCGCGCCTGGAGCACGACGCGCGGCGAGGGCGTGAAGGTCGCCGTCATCGACACGGGCGTCGACGCCTCGGTCGCGGACCTGCGCGGCGCGGTCGTGGGCGGCACGGACGTCTCGGGCGTCGGATCCGCGGACGGCACACGCCCGGTCGGCGCCTCCAGCGAGCACGGCACCATGGTCGCGTCACTCCTCGCCGGCCGCGGCACGGGCACCGGCTCCGGCGTGATCGGCGTGGCCCCGGCCGCGAGCATCCTCAGCGTCTCGGTCGCGCTCGGCGGCCCGACCCCGGGCGCGCGCGACGAGGACGCGCAGATCGCCGACGCCGTGCGCTGGGCCGTCGACAACGGCGCGAGCGTCATCAACATGTCGCTCACGCGCAACTCGCTCGACTGGCCGGAGAGCTGGGACCGCGCCTTCCTCTACGCCTACGAGCACGACGTCGTGGTGGTCGCCGCGGCCGGCAACCGGGGGAGCGGCACGACCGAGGTCGGCGCGCCCGCGACGATCCCCGGGGTGCTCGCGGTCGCGGGCGTCGACCGGTCGGGCGCAGCCAGCTTCGACGCGTCGTCGCAGGGCATCACCATCGCGGTCGCGGCGCCGAGCGAGCAGCTCGTGGGCGTCGCGCCCGGCGGCGGGTACGTGCAGTGGAGCGGCACCAGCGGGGCGGCGCCGCTCGTCTCCGGCGTGGTCGCGCTCGTGCGGGCCGCGCATCCGGAGCTGAAGGCCGACGACGTGGTCGAGCGCGTGCTCGCCACCGCACAGCAGAAGGGGCAGCCGGAGATCTACGGCCGCGGGCTCGTCGACGCGGCCGCCGCCGTGACCGCCGAGGTCGCGCCGGCCAGCGGGAAGCCGCTCGGCGACCTCGAGGAGTGGGTGCGCCTGTACCGCCGCGCGCCCGTCGCGACGCCGACGCCCGAGGCCGGCGCGACGGCGGATCCCGCCCCCACGGTGCCCGCGGACGCCGCGCCAGCCGACCCCGCGGCCGACGCGCTGCCGACCGTCGGCGCGCTCCGCCAGGTGGGTATCCCGGCCCTCGTCCTCTCCCTCTTCGCGGGCGCGGCGGCGGCGCTGTCCGTGCTGGCGGTCCGGCATTTCAGACGGCTGCTCCGGAGGGAGTAG
- a CDS encoding TetR/AcrR family transcriptional regulator: protein MAAPDPHRRQDLLAHILDHLRAHPLQSVTFRGLADALGESTFVLVYHFGTKERLLDAAMEAIDARQAEMVEGDPRTIPATELRAWATQAWRWRLTDVNRDFQRLEFEAALLRTRDGMVRPHAIASVAAWRRFGLEWMVAHDVPEDVAVDTADLLQAGSYGLQFDFVISGDRVRAMRGFEALVDAFVPRIRPWLDLPDRPRAPGSPDRHRDD from the coding sequence GTGGCAGCCCCGGATCCGCATCGCCGCCAGGACCTGCTGGCCCACATCCTCGACCACCTCCGCGCGCATCCGCTCCAGTCGGTGACCTTCCGCGGCCTCGCGGACGCGCTGGGCGAGAGCACGTTCGTGCTCGTCTACCACTTCGGCACGAAGGAGCGGCTGCTGGACGCGGCGATGGAGGCGATCGACGCGCGTCAGGCGGAGATGGTGGAGGGCGACCCCCGCACGATCCCGGCGACCGAGCTCCGCGCGTGGGCGACGCAGGCGTGGCGGTGGCGCCTCACCGACGTCAACCGCGACTTCCAACGGCTCGAGTTCGAGGCCGCGCTCCTCCGCACGCGGGACGGCATGGTGCGCCCGCACGCCATCGCGAGCGTCGCAGCGTGGCGGCGGTTCGGCCTCGAGTGGATGGTCGCGCACGACGTGCCCGAGGACGTCGCGGTCGACACGGCCGACCTCCTGCAGGCCGGGTCGTACGGCCTCCAGTTCGACTTCGTGATCTCGGGCGACCGCGTCCGGGCCATGCGCGGCTTCGAGGCGCTCGTCGACGCGTTCGTCCCGCGGATCCGCCCCTGGCTCGACCTGCCGGACCGCCCGCGCGCGCCCGGCTCGCCAGACCGGCACCGTGACGACTGA
- the eno gene encoding phosphopyruvate hydratase, whose translation MAAIEAVNAREILDSRGNPTVEVEVLLEDGTFTRAAVPSGASTGAFEAYELRDGDAGRYLGKGVQKAVAAVRDEIAPAIQDLDAADQRIIDATMIELDGTENKSRLGANALLGVSLAVAKAAADSAELPLYRYLGGPNAHTLPVPMLNVINGGSHADTNVDIQEFMILPVGASTFSEGLRWGVETYHALKSLLKKKGLSTGLGDEGGFAPNLDSNRAALDLLMEAIESAGFTPGKQIALGLDVASSEFYSDGAYTFEGQKVDAAHMTSYFADLVASYPLITIEDPLDEDDWAGYDHFTAELGSKVQIVGDDLFVTNPKRLADGITRGVANSILVKVNQIGTLTETLDAVALAQRSGYTTVLSHRSGETEDTTIADLAVAVEAGQIKTGAPARSERVAKYNQLLRIEQDLGAAAVYAGRGAFPRFQG comes from the coding sequence GTGGCAGCCATCGAAGCAGTCAACGCACGCGAGATCCTCGACTCCCGGGGCAACCCGACCGTCGAGGTCGAGGTGCTCCTCGAGGACGGCACGTTCACGCGTGCCGCCGTCCCGTCCGGCGCCTCCACCGGCGCGTTCGAGGCGTACGAGCTGCGCGACGGCGACGCGGGTCGCTACCTGGGCAAGGGCGTCCAGAAGGCCGTGGCCGCGGTGCGCGACGAGATCGCCCCCGCCATCCAGGACCTCGACGCGGCCGACCAGCGCATCATCGACGCCACGATGATCGAGCTCGACGGCACCGAGAACAAGTCCCGCCTCGGCGCGAACGCGCTCCTCGGCGTCTCCCTCGCGGTGGCGAAGGCCGCGGCCGACTCGGCCGAGCTGCCCCTCTACCGCTACCTCGGCGGCCCGAACGCGCACACGCTGCCCGTCCCCATGCTGAACGTCATCAACGGCGGCTCGCACGCCGACACCAACGTCGACATCCAGGAGTTCATGATCCTGCCCGTCGGCGCGTCCACCTTCTCCGAGGGCCTGCGCTGGGGCGTCGAGACGTACCACGCGCTCAAGAGCCTGCTGAAGAAGAAGGGCCTGTCCACCGGCCTCGGCGACGAGGGCGGCTTCGCCCCGAACCTCGACAGCAACCGCGCCGCGCTCGACCTGCTCATGGAGGCCATCGAGTCCGCCGGCTTCACGCCCGGCAAGCAGATCGCGCTCGGCCTCGACGTCGCGTCCAGCGAGTTCTACTCCGACGGCGCGTACACGTTCGAGGGCCAGAAGGTGGACGCGGCGCACATGACCTCGTACTTCGCCGACCTCGTCGCGTCCTACCCCCTCATCACCATCGAGGACCCGCTGGACGAGGACGACTGGGCCGGCTACGACCACTTCACCGCCGAGCTCGGCTCCAAGGTGCAGATCGTCGGAGACGACCTCTTCGTCACGAACCCGAAGCGCCTCGCCGACGGCATCACGCGCGGCGTCGCCAACTCGATCCTCGTCAAGGTCAACCAGATCGGCACGCTCACCGAGACGCTCGACGCGGTCGCCCTCGCGCAGCGCAGCGGCTACACCACCGTGCTGTCGCACCGTTCGGGCGAGACCGAGGACACCACCATCGCCGACCTCGCGGTCGCGGTGGAGGCGGGCCAGATCAAGACCGGCGCCCCCGCCCGCAGCGAGCGCGTCGCGAAGTACAACCAGCTCCTCCGCATCGAGCAGGACCTCGGCGCCGCCGCGGTCTACGCCGGTCGCGGCGCCTTCCCGCGCTTCCAGGGCTGA
- a CDS encoding NAD(P)/FAD-dependent oxidoreductase yields MPKILIVGGGYAGFYTAWKLESHLRSGEAEVTMVDPLPYMTYQPFLPEVVSGSIEPRHAVVSQRRHLRTTNVVTAKVTGIDHASKTATITPPVGEPYEFSYDIIVVTAGSVSRTFPIPGVADEAIGLKTIEEAVAIRDRIFANFDRAATLPAGPERDRLLTFVVVGGGFAGIEVFAEMRSIATDLVKKYPEIDFEDTHFHLIEAMGRIMPEVSLETSHWVLKNLAERGALVHLDTQLKSAVGGVVELSTGESFESDVIVWTAGVMASPMLKNTDLPIEERGRLRVRADGRVEGDDGIVADAWGAGDVAATPDLTGGGVGGFCVPNAQHAVRQGKLMARNLTASLRGEGITDYFHKNLGAVAGLGLYQGAFQSGKLGITGFPAWVMHRGYHGLAIPSFERKARVVTGWLNNLVWGRDIVSLEARETPRTAFETFASRPRPAADAAPAAPAKKEEAPAKKAADDKADAPSEGEKSPALAGSYSSAPSAETKDEDRTA; encoded by the coding sequence GTGCCCAAAATCCTGATCGTCGGCGGCGGCTACGCCGGTTTCTACACGGCATGGAAGCTCGAGTCGCACCTCCGATCCGGCGAGGCCGAGGTCACCATGGTCGACCCGCTGCCGTACATGACGTACCAGCCGTTCCTGCCCGAGGTCGTCTCCGGCTCCATCGAGCCGCGTCACGCCGTGGTGTCCCAGCGACGCCACCTGCGCACCACGAACGTCGTCACCGCCAAGGTGACGGGCATCGACCACGCGTCGAAGACGGCGACCATCACGCCGCCCGTGGGCGAGCCGTACGAGTTCTCCTACGACATCATCGTCGTCACCGCGGGCAGCGTCTCGCGCACGTTCCCGATCCCGGGCGTCGCGGACGAGGCCATCGGCCTCAAGACCATCGAGGAGGCCGTCGCCATCCGCGACCGCATCTTCGCCAACTTCGACCGCGCGGCCACGCTGCCGGCCGGCCCCGAGCGCGACCGCCTCCTCACCTTCGTGGTGGTCGGTGGCGGCTTCGCGGGCATCGAGGTGTTCGCCGAGATGCGCAGCATCGCGACCGACCTCGTGAAGAAGTACCCGGAGATCGACTTCGAGGACACGCACTTCCACCTCATCGAGGCGATGGGCCGCATCATGCCCGAGGTGTCGCTCGAGACCAGCCACTGGGTGCTGAAGAACCTCGCCGAGCGCGGCGCGCTCGTGCACCTCGACACGCAGCTCAAGTCCGCCGTCGGCGGCGTCGTCGAGCTGTCGACCGGCGAGTCCTTCGAGTCCGACGTCATCGTCTGGACCGCGGGCGTCATGGCCAGCCCCATGCTCAAGAACACCGACCTCCCGATCGAGGAGCGCGGGCGCCTGCGCGTGCGCGCCGACGGTCGCGTCGAGGGCGACGACGGCATCGTCGCGGACGCCTGGGGCGCCGGCGACGTGGCGGCCACCCCCGACCTCACGGGCGGCGGCGTCGGCGGCTTCTGCGTGCCCAACGCGCAGCACGCCGTCCGCCAGGGCAAGCTCATGGCGAGGAACCTCACCGCGAGCCTCCGCGGCGAGGGCATCACCGACTACTTCCACAAGAACCTCGGCGCCGTCGCGGGCCTCGGTCTGTACCAGGGAGCGTTCCAGTCCGGCAAGCTCGGCATCACCGGCTTCCCGGCGTGGGTCATGCACCGCGGATACCACGGCCTCGCGATCCCGTCCTTCGAGCGCAAGGCGCGCGTCGTCACGGGCTGGCTGAACAACCTCGTCTGGGGCCGCGACATCGTCTCCCTCGAGGCGCGCGAGACCCCGCGCACCGCGTTCGAGACGTTCGCGTCGCGCCCGCGCCCCGCCGCGGACGCCGCTCCGGCCGCGCCCGCGAAGAAGGAGGAGGCGCCTGCCAAGAAGGCCGCCGACGACAAGGCCGATGCGCCCAGCGAGGGCGAGAAGTCCCCGGCTCTCGCCGGCAGCTACAGCTCCGCGCCCAGCGCGGAGACCAAGGACGAGGACCGCACGGCCTGA
- a CDS encoding FtsB family cell division protein: MARFPGLDALRSRRSERPRTERVPVALPDGDAPAGNWLRSMRFSGFSAMVLVLLVLTVVVLAPGLRIYLEQRQQLSSLQSAVDAQKQTIAQLQDQRARYDDPAFLKAQVRDRLFYVMPGETSYLVRGLPATGGQAAATTPDGAPISDDLQETKQDWVQALLGSALTSGLSDTPPDQLQGSVQGGDQ; the protein is encoded by the coding sequence ATGGCCCGCTTCCCCGGCCTCGACGCCCTCCGGTCCCGCCGGTCCGAGCGCCCGCGCACCGAGCGCGTCCCCGTCGCCCTGCCGGACGGCGACGCCCCCGCCGGCAACTGGCTCCGCAGCATGCGCTTCTCCGGGTTCTCCGCGATGGTGCTCGTGCTCCTCGTCCTCACCGTCGTGGTCCTCGCGCCCGGCCTCCGCATCTACCTCGAGCAGCGGCAGCAGCTGAGCAGCCTGCAGAGCGCGGTCGACGCGCAGAAGCAGACCATCGCGCAGCTCCAAGACCAGCGCGCCCGCTACGACGACCCCGCCTTCCTCAAGGCGCAGGTGCGCGACCGCCTCTTCTACGTGATGCCCGGCGAGACCAGCTACCTCGTGCGCGGCCTGCCCGCGACGGGCGGCCAGGCGGCGGCCACCACGCCGGACGGCGCCCCCATCAGCGACGACCTGCAGGAGACGAAGCAGGACTGGGTCCAGGCCCTCCTCGGCTCCGCCCTCACCAGCGGGCTCAGCGACACCCCGCCCGACCAGCTCCAGGGATCCGTCCAGGGAGGCGACCAGTGA
- a CDS encoding DUF501 domain-containing protein: MTRPPFDPPSERDVRVVSAQLGRPARDVVGIAARCVCGNPTVVSTAPRLSDGTPFPTLYYLCHPAATAAISHLEAEHVMAELQDDLAEDEAMRDAYAAAHASYLADRESILVVPELAGVSAGGMPVRVKCLHALAGHALAAGPGVNPIGDIALARASWSPDVCECADHDAA; this comes from the coding sequence GTGACCCGACCCCCCTTCGACCCGCCCTCCGAGCGCGACGTGCGCGTCGTCTCCGCCCAGCTCGGGCGGCCCGCGCGCGACGTGGTCGGCATCGCCGCGCGCTGCGTCTGCGGCAACCCCACCGTGGTGAGCACGGCCCCGCGCCTCAGCGACGGCACGCCGTTCCCCACGCTCTACTACCTGTGCCACCCCGCGGCCACCGCGGCCATCTCGCACCTCGAGGCCGAGCACGTCATGGCCGAGCTGCAGGACGACCTCGCCGAGGACGAGGCGATGCGCGACGCGTACGCCGCGGCCCACGCCTCGTACCTCGCCGACCGCGAGTCGATCCTCGTGGTGCCCGAGCTCGCCGGCGTCTCCGCCGGCGGCATGCCCGTGCGCGTCAAGTGCCTGCACGCGCTCGCCGGCCACGCGCTGGCGGCCGGGCCGGGCGTGAACCCCATCGGCGACATCGCGCTGGCCCGCGCCTCCTGGTCGCCGGACGTCTGCGAGTGCGCCGACCACGACGCCGCATGA